A single Melopsittacus undulatus isolate bMelUnd1 chromosome 11, bMelUnd1.mat.Z, whole genome shotgun sequence DNA region contains:
- the COQ4 gene encoding ubiquinone biosynthesis protein COQ4 homolog, mitochondrial isoform X2, with translation MVLLLLRAAVRTPLLRAGSGAPGSAGVSRSEPRARHGHGQQQQQQQERCYRLYPGHIPTSPLQKALLAAGSAAMALYDPYRHDMVAVLGETTGCLALPNLRDKMRHHPEGYRILQERPRIRLSTLDVSRLRGLPDGSLGREYIRFLEDNKVSPDTRMPAKFVDDEELAYVIQRYREVHDMMHTLLGMPTNMLGEVVVKWFEAIQTGLPMCVLGAAFGPIHLSARKLQVLATELVPWAIRSGRNASCILNVYYEQRWEQPVESLREEIGIFPPPAVRV, from the exons atggtgctgctgctgctgcgggcGGCGGTGCGGACCCCGCTGCTGCGGGCGGGTTCCGGTGCCCCAG GCAGCGCCGGTGTGAGCCGCAGTGAGCCGCGGGCACGGCACGGACacgggcagcagcagcagcagcagcaggagaggtgcTACCGGCTGTACCCCGGGCACATCCCCACCAGCCCGCTGCAGAAGGCGCTGCTGGCCGCCGGCTCGGCCGCCATGGCTCTGTATGACCCCTACAGGCACG ACatggtggcagtgctgggggagaCCACAGGCTGCCTGGCCCTGCCCAACCTGCGCGACAAGATGAGACATCACCCCGAAGGTTACCGCATCCTCCA GGAGCGTCCCCGCATCCGACTCTCCACGCTGGACGTGTCCCGGCTGCGGGGGCTGCCGGATGGGTCCCTGGGCCGGGAATACATCCGCTTCTTGGAGGACAAT AAGGTGTCTCCAGACACCCGGATGCCAGCCAAGTTTGTGGATGATGAAGAACTGGCGTACGTGATACAGCGGTACCGAGAGGTCCATGACATGATGCACACCCTCCTGGGCATGCCGACCAACATGCTGG gcGAGGTGGTGGTGAAGTGGTTCGAAGCCATCCAGACGGGGCTGCCCATGTGTGTCCTGGGAGCAGCGTTCGGCCCCATCCACCTCAGCGCACG GAAGCTGCAGGTCCTGGCCACCGAGCTGGTTCCCTGGGCGATCCGGAGCGGGCGCAACGCCAGCTGCATCCTGAACGTGTACTACGAGCAGCGCTGGGAGCAGCCTGTGGAATCCCTGCGGGAGGAGATCGGCATCTTCCCTCCGCCGGCTGTGCGAGTGTGA
- the COQ4 gene encoding ubiquinone biosynthesis protein COQ4 homolog, mitochondrial isoform X1 gives MVLLLLRAAVRTPLLRAGSGAPGKCPPPPPPVLCPGGVRAGSSLPLPAGSAGVSRSEPRARHGHGQQQQQQQERCYRLYPGHIPTSPLQKALLAAGSAAMALYDPYRHDMVAVLGETTGCLALPNLRDKMRHHPEGYRILQERPRIRLSTLDVSRLRGLPDGSLGREYIRFLEDNKVSPDTRMPAKFVDDEELAYVIQRYREVHDMMHTLLGMPTNMLGEVVVKWFEAIQTGLPMCVLGAAFGPIHLSARKLQVLATELVPWAIRSGRNASCILNVYYEQRWEQPVESLREEIGIFPPPAVRV, from the exons atggtgctgctgctgctgcgggcGGCGGTGCGGACCCCGCTGCTGCGGGCGGGTTCCGGTGCCCCAGGcaagtgccccccccccccccctccggtccTGTGCCCCGGGGGTGTCCGGGCCGGGTCCTCACTCCCGCTCCCTGCAGGCAGCGCCGGTGTGAGCCGCAGTGAGCCGCGGGCACGGCACGGACacgggcagcagcagcagcagcagcaggagaggtgcTACCGGCTGTACCCCGGGCACATCCCCACCAGCCCGCTGCAGAAGGCGCTGCTGGCCGCCGGCTCGGCCGCCATGGCTCTGTATGACCCCTACAGGCACG ACatggtggcagtgctgggggagaCCACAGGCTGCCTGGCCCTGCCCAACCTGCGCGACAAGATGAGACATCACCCCGAAGGTTACCGCATCCTCCA GGAGCGTCCCCGCATCCGACTCTCCACGCTGGACGTGTCCCGGCTGCGGGGGCTGCCGGATGGGTCCCTGGGCCGGGAATACATCCGCTTCTTGGAGGACAAT AAGGTGTCTCCAGACACCCGGATGCCAGCCAAGTTTGTGGATGATGAAGAACTGGCGTACGTGATACAGCGGTACCGAGAGGTCCATGACATGATGCACACCCTCCTGGGCATGCCGACCAACATGCTGG gcGAGGTGGTGGTGAAGTGGTTCGAAGCCATCCAGACGGGGCTGCCCATGTGTGTCCTGGGAGCAGCGTTCGGCCCCATCCACCTCAGCGCACG GAAGCTGCAGGTCCTGGCCACCGAGCTGGTTCCCTGGGCGATCCGGAGCGGGCGCAACGCCAGCTGCATCCTGAACGTGTACTACGAGCAGCGCTGGGAGCAGCCTGTGGAATCCCTGCGGGAGGAGATCGGCATCTTCCCTCCGCCGGCTGTGCGAGTGTGA
- the SLC27A4 gene encoding long-chain fatty acid transport protein 4 — MLRLAAFAALLLFFRVSLELSWVQAIPALFIFYLGSGGWDFFLIFIKTIRRDVHTGLVLLRVKCQVWKHVREKNTIAKIFQKTASKYPEKTALIFQGTGESWTFRQLDEYSNRVANFFYSQGFRSGDVVALFMESRNQYVGLWLGLAKIGVETALVNSHLRMEALLHCVTISNSKAVVFGVEMMEAMQEVQPSLEKSIHLYWSGEGSSEPALPGAKHLDPLLQMAQKHQPTPPDKGFLDKLFYIYTSGTTGLPKAAIVVNCRYFRMSSLVFYGFRMRSDDVMYDCLPLYHAAGNIVGIGQCLLQGMTIVIRKKFSASHFWEDCVKYNCTIVQYIGEICRYLLNQPYQEAERQHRVRMALGNGLRASIWREFMARFGIAQVAEFYGATECNCSLGNFDNNVGSCGFNSRILPGVYPIGLVKVDEDTMELIRGPDGVCIRCKPGEPGQLVGRIVKSNPFQHFDGYLNKSATNKKIARDVLAKGDTAYLTGDVLVMDKYGYMYFRDRTGDTFRWKGENVSTTEVEGTLSHILNLTDVVVYGVEIPGIEGKAGMAAIADPENSCDLESFASKLKKALPLYARPVFLRFLDKVSKTSTYKFQKVELRKQGFDPAVVKDRLYFLDSRQGRYLPLDQAAFDRIQSGQQKL, encoded by the exons ATGCTGCGCCTGGCTGCCTTCGCAGcgctgctgctgttcttcaggGTCAGTCTGGAGCTGTCCTGGGTCCAGGCCATCCCTGCTCTCTTCATCTTCTACCTGGGATCCGGTGGATGGgacttcttcctcatattcaTCAAGACCATACGAAGGGATGTCCA CACGGGGCTGGTCCTGCTGCGTGTGAAGTGCCAGGTATGGAAGCACGTGCGGGAGAAGAACACGATCGCCAAGATCTTCCAGAAGACAGCAAGCAAATACCCGGAGAAGACGGCGCTGATCTTCCAAGGCACGGGCGAGAGCTGGACCTTCCGGCAGCTGGATGAGTACTCCAACAGGGTGGCCAACTTCTTCTACAGCCAAGGCTTCCGCTCGGGCGATGTGGTGGCTCTCTTCATGGAGTCCCGCAATCAGTACGTGGGGCTGTGGCTCGGCTTGGCCAAGATCGGGGTGGAAACGGCTCTTGTGAATTCCCACCTGCGCATGGAGGCCTTGCTGCACTGCGTCACCATCTCCAACTCCAAGGCTGTGGTGTTCGGGGTGGAGATGATGGAAG CAATGCAGGAGGTGCAGCCTTCCCTGGAGAAATCCATCCATCTCTACTGGTCTGGGGAAGGGAGCTCGGAGCCTGCGCTTCCTGGTGCGAAACACCTGGACCCCCTCCTGCAGATGGCCCAGAAGCACCAGCCCACCCCCCCTGATAAGGGCTTTCTTG ATAAACTCTTCTACATCTACACCTCTGGCACAACGGGGCTGCCCAAGGCTGCCATTGTGGTGAACTGCCG GTACTTCCGCATGTCCAGTCTGGTTTTCTACGGTTTCCGCATGAGGTCTGATGATGTGATGTACGACTGCCTCCCGCTGTACCACGCTGCAG GGAACATCGTGGGGATCGGgcagtgcctgctgcagggcaTGACCATTGTCATCCGCAAGAAGTTCTCGGCCTCACACTTTTGGGAGGACTGTGTCAAATACAACTGCACG atTGTGCAGTACATTGGGGAGATCTGCCGCTACCTGCTCAACCAGCCCTACCAGGAGGCAGAGCGGCAGCACCGGGTGCGCATGGCGCTGGGCAACGGCCTGCGGGCATCCATCTGGAGGGAGTTCATGGCCCGCTTCGGCATCGCCCAGGTAGCAGAGTTCTATGGGGCCACCGAGTGCAACTGCAGCCTGGGGAACTTCGATAACAAC GTTGGGTCGTGCGGCTTCAACAGCAGGATCCTACCAGGTGTGTACCCCATCGGCTTGGTGAAGGTGGATGAAGACACCATGGAGCTGATCCGGGGACCAGACGGTGTCTGTATCCGCTGCAAACCAG GGGAGCCGGGGCAGCTGGTGGGCCGCATTGTCAAGAGCAACCCCTTTCAGCACTTCGATGGCTACCTGAATAAGTCAGCCACCAACAAGAAGATCGCCAGGGATGTGCTTGCAAAAGGGGACACTGCCTATCTCACAG GGGATGTTCTGGTGATGGACAAATACGGCTACATGTACTTCCGGGACCGCACCGGGGACACATTCCGCTGGAAGGGGGAGAACGTCTCCACCACAGAGGTGGAGGGGACACTGAGCCACATCCTCAACCTGACAGACGTGGTGGTTTATGGGGTGGAGATCCCAG GGATTGAAGGGAAGGCAGGAATGGCAGCCATCGCCGACCCGGAGAACTCCTGTGACCTCGAGAGCTTTGCCAGCAAGCTGAAGAAGGCGCTGCCGCTGTACGCGCGCCCTGTCTTCCTGCGGTTCCTGGACAAAGTCTCCAAGACAA gCACTTACAAGTTCCAGAAGGTGGAGCTCCGGAAGCAGGGCTTTGACCCCGCGGTGGTGAAGGACAGGTTGTACTTCCTGGACTCCAGGCAAGGTCGCTACCTGCCGCTGGACCAGGCAGCGTTCGACAGGATCCAGTCGGGACAGCAGAAGCTGTAA